The DNA window CAAATCATTAGATGATGTAATTAAGCGAAGTGGATTAAGTCATGCCGAGTTGAAGATATTGGCCCGAGCTGGAGCATTTGAATCGCTATACCCAGGTAGGCGAAAGGCATTATGGGAAACATTGGCTAAGCTAAATAAAAAGCGGGAAACTCCCTTGCTTGATCTGCTGCAACCTGTACCTGTTTCACCAGAAATAAAAGAGATGACCAGGTTGCAAGAGATTGTTGCTGATTACAACATGATGGGGCTTTCAACTGGTGAGCATCCAATGTATTTTTATCGTCAATGGGCAACCAATAATGGTATCAAGTCATGCCACCAACTCAAAGAAGAATTGCATGATACGAGAGTTACTGTAGCCGGCTGCGTGATTTGTAGACAGCGACCAGAAACTGCAAAAGGATTTGTTTTTCTTACGCTGGAAGATGAAACAGGAATGGCAAACATAATTGTGAAGCCTCGTGTCTTCGACGAATATCGTCGAACTGTTTTAGGTTCGAGTTATTTATCGATAACTGGCAAATTGCAATCAGAACAAGGTGTGATCAATGTGATCGCAGAACATTTTGAGCAACTGCCTCGATTGCCTGGCGATCCGCATATCCCGGCGCGTAATTTCCATTAGCTAATGCCTATTAGATAGTAATAGCTCAATCAATCTGATTCGGGATTAAGAGACTCGCACTAGCGCGACACAATCCGGAGCGGGATTAAGAGACTCGCACTAACGCGACACAATCCGGAGCGGGATTAAGAGACTCGCACTAGCGCGACACAACCCGGATCGGGTTTAGCAGCTACACTGAATTGCACTAATTCGGTTTTTACCACTCGGCGTGCGCAAACTTCCAGCGGAATTTTGATGTCTCGTCTTTGGGTCCAAAGTGCACTTCTGGATTCATTGGCGGTGAGGATACGATGTACATGGCATCGCCATTGCGGTCAACGCTTCTGACCGTAAATCCATCGCCGTCCGGCTGAAGAATATATACGCTTGCATCCGAGCCGAGTATTGCTGTTGCGTCGGAAATCGGGTGTGGGTTGAGATAAAGTTGCGTCGATTCGCCAGCAAGCTTGATGTTGTATTTATTAGTCGGCTTGTGGGTAACGGGATCTTCTTTACGTGTAATTTGCCACTTTTGCGTCCCGCCTTTGTTGAACTCATAAGTGAGAACATTTTGACCTGCGGAGCCCCCTGCCGGTTGCATTGCTTGATCATTCAATGCGTTGATAATGAAGTATGTGCCGCTGTAGGGCAATGGATCGCTGGGATCCGCGTCAGCCATGGCCGGCGCACTTGCTATCAGTTGCATTGTGACAACTGCTGAGATAAATCCCCAAGGTTTCATGGTAGTCCTCCAACATGATCTGACCCAATTATAGGCATATTAAGCCTACGACAGAGCCGAGAAAAATAGGAGCAGAGCGTTGTCAATTGAACTGTCACGAAAACCACCAACAGTCAGGACATGGCCAGACCTGCATATTGTGGGAATATCACACATGGGCTGGCCAGTTACTTATTAAGGTAGCAGCCATTCTTCCGTGGTATGAATTGAATTATCGCCGCCTTTGACCGACGGCGGTGGAAGTCAGGAAGCAAGATGGACGCGAAGAAAATCCCCACGGTGGAAACAGTAGAGTTCTGGGAAGGACTTTATCAGCGTGCCATTACTCCATGGGAGTTGGGAACCTTCAGTCCTCCACTCAAAACCTTTTTGGACTCACCTTATCGAGTACCGTTGGGCAGAGTTGCGGTTTTAGGAGCTGGTACCGGTCATGATGCACTGTTGTTTGCGTACTATGGATATCAGGTAGTTGCATTCGACTTCGCACCATCTGCGGTTGCATCGACAAGAGCAAAATTCGCACAGTATGGATATCTAGGAAAGACAGCAGAAGTAGTTCAACATGATATCTTCGACTTGCATAATTATCGAGGATATTTTGATTACGTACTTGAGCATACATGCTTTTGCGCAATACATCCGGCACGACGAAAAACTTATGAGCTTGTCGTCCGCGATCTGCTGAAACCGGAAGGTAAGCTAATCGCGCTCTGGTGGCTCCTCGAGAGACAGGGGTCAGGACCACCATTTTCTGTCTCGAAGGATGAACTCTTCGAGCTTTTTTCTCCGCACTTCCGATTCGACCTGGTGCATGAGCCTACTGATTCAGTGCCTGACCGCAAGGGGCAGGAGCTGTTTACTCTGCTGTCGAAATACTGATCACATTTTGTTTAAGCTACTGTCGAAATATTGATCACATTCAGATTTTTTGCATTGATGAAGATTTCTGCGAGTACACCTGCGGCAATTTCGCATTCCTCTGCGGAATTGAGTACTGATGCTGAGATGCGCGCCGAACCTAGTCCCTCATCGTGAGTGTAACCCATTTGCTTGAGCACATAAGAGGGATGTCTGCCCGAGCATGCTGATACGCTTGAAATTGAGATGCCACGCTCATCCGCGGCTTCAACGATCTGTTCGCCGATCGCTCCGCGCACGACCACACTTACGTGTCCTGGAATTCGCTTACGCGGATCGAGGGGACCGGTCAAATTAACGTTGGGAAGTGCCGCAAATTTGTCTGTGAGTATTTTCTGCAACTTGCGCAAATGTGCTTGATTCTGATCCATGTGCACGTTTGCTAGTTCTGCAGCTTCGCCTAAAGCAACTATTTCGGAGACACCTTCGGTCCCAGGGAAGAGACCGCCTTCTTGTCCGCCACCGAATATGATGGGCAGAATTTGAACGCGCTCACGTATAAACAGGACACCAATTCCTTTCGGTGCGTGAAGTTTGTGACCGGTGATGGACAACGTGTCTGCTGGGACGGTGTTTAGATCTATCTTGATTTTTCCTGCTGCCTGCACGGCGTCTGTGTGGAAGAATATGCCGTGCGCCTTGGCGATTTTTGCAAGTTTCTCGATCTGCTGCACTGTGCCCACTTCATTGTTGGCCCACATGATCGATATGATGCTGGTCTCAGGTGTAATGGCTCTTTCGAGATCACGAGGATCGACGAATCCCTCGCTATCTACGTCAAGTATCGTCAATCGCCATCCTTGCGATTCCAAGTATTTGACTGGACCCAGAGCCGAAGAATGCTCGATTCCACTCGTAATAATGTGCCGACCAAGCCCGTTTTGCTCGACAAATCTCGCGCGCCCAAGCAGTGCGACATTGTTACTGTAAGTAGCACTTGGTGTGAAATAAATTTCGTGCGGTTTTGCACCGATAAGATTGGCTACTTTCTGCCTGGCGATTTCAATTGCTGCCTTGCTCTGTCGTCCGATATGGTGAATTGATGATGGATTGCCGAAGCATGATTTTGACGGTACTGCATAAATGGGCGGCCGCACTGGAGTGGTGGCACTGTTGTCCAAGTATATGTTTCTGTTCATCGGGTTCTTCCGTTAGTAAGTTATAGCCGGTTTTTGTAGCGATTTTGAAGCAGTTTTGAAGCAGTTTTTGTAGCGATTTTGTAGATTTGCTTGCCGTATTATCGATTTCGTGCGGTGTAAGGTTTGTTCAAATGGTGGCGCGTCCTTTAATAAGATCCGCGAGCGTGGTGCCATCCAAAATATTCGAGATCGCATCGCGCACACTTCGCATCAGTATTCGCAGGTTGCAGCTGTCCGGCTCGGGACAGCTTGGACAGGGCTCGTAAGCAGTGACTGACGCGCAAGGGATGGGTGCGAGAGGACCATCCATGAGTCGAGCTACATCACCGAGAATAATCTGCTCGGGATCCCGATTGAGCACATATCCTCCATGTGCACCACGTCGACTTCTAAGGATGCCGGCATTTTTGAGTGTGTGCAAAATTTGATTTAGAAATGGCTCGGGAATCTGTGCTTTCTTTGCAATTTCCGGAGTCGTTGAACCTTGTGTCCGGTCGCAAACTGCCAACTCCATAAGTGCTTTCATCGCATATTCGCCTTTTCTAGAAAGTTTCAAATCGCCAATCCTGCGCGGTTATTCGGTTAATCTGACAAAGTTGACTAACTTTATCAACTTTAGCCACGCTTTTATAATCACATGATCGACCTGGTAAATCAACTATTGACTACTTCGTTTGTCAACAATCGCAGCAGAATGATCGATAAGTGAGCAATCGCAGCAGAGTAATCAATATGTGAGCAATCGCAGCGGAGTGATCGATATGCAATCGCAGCACGTGATCAATATGTGAGCAATCGCAGCAGAATGATCGATATGTGAGCAATCGCAGCACGTTGATCAATGTGTCAACAATCGCAGCAGAGTGATCCATACGTGAGCAATCGCAGCACAGTGATCAATTTGTGAGAAATCGCAGCGTAGTGATCAATTTGTGGAGCGAGTTTTGGTGACTGGTTACCCCAGTGACTTCCGAAATCGTTTGACGCTTAAATAGATCAGTAGGAAACCGAACACCATCAGAGGTAGCACCCATTGCCATAGTGCGCCAAGCCCAGCGCCTCGCAAAATTATGCCGCGCTGAATTTGGAGGAAATAGGTAAGTGGAATTAAGAATCCAAGCCAATTCAGAAATGGTGGCATTGATTCTCTCGGAAAGATGAATCCTGATAAAAGTACGGATGGAATCAGAACAAAGGAGGCTAAATGCATTGCTTGTTCTTGACTGGTTGCTGTGCTGGAGATCAAAATCCCAATTGATAAGGAAACGAACACGAAAATTAGTGTGCAGCCTTCGAGTAGAAAGATGTTGCCATTGATTGGCACTTTGAAAATTAAGTACATTGCGGCGAGCATCAAGTTTGTGCCGATAAATCCAATAACGCCGTTCGGGACCAACTTGCCCAGCATCAATCCCAATGGCTTTACAGGGGTTAGCATTAGCTGTTCCAAAGTGCCGCTCACTCGCTCACGAACAATTGAGTTGACTGTCAGAAACAATGTTATTGTTTGCGCCATGAATCCGATCAGTCCAGGCAAAATAAAGTTGGTAGTTTTCGCGTCAGGATTGAATAACATTCTCGATCGAATATCGATCGGTGGTCTGGCCTGTTTTTGGTTGAGCACGGTGCTGAGAATTTGCAGCGATCGACTTTGCCCTACAGCGATTGCTGTCTGAGCCAGCGAGTTGGCAATGGTTGAGTCTGATCCGTCAATAAGCACCTGAATTTGTGCTTGGGCGCCATCCTGCAATTTGTCGGAAAAGTTGGGCGGAATTATAATTGCGGCTCTGGCATTTCCTGCAACAATCTCATCAACCGCAGCTTCGCGAGAGTAAACGTGTTTTGTGATTTTGTAAAAGTCGGTGGCGATTATTTCATCCATGAGAATCGATGACTGTGGTCGCAGATCCTGGTCGAACACCACCGTTGGTACTTTTCTGACTTCAAAGCTAACTCCGAATCCATAAATGGTCATTTGCACAATTGGAATGATCAGAATAATTGCGACAGTGAATTTGTCATTGAGGATCTCGATCCATTCTTTGGTCATGACCGCATGGAAGCCCCAGAACATGGCTCGAATTTTTTCGAGAATTGACATTGCCTGTCCTCTATTTCTCCGCCGATTTCAAGACTTTAGCTTCTTCATGTTCAGTGAGAGTGACGAAAACATCTTCCAGTGATGGCTTGATAGCGCGAATTTCTCCTACTCCAAAATTTTGTTCAGCCAGTTTTTGCCGTAACCAATCTATTTCAATCTCTTTGGAGACAACGATGTGAAGTGCTCTCCCGAAAATGGTTACATCGGAGACATAGTCCTGGCTGCGTAAAAATTGGAATGTTGGCATGATCAAATTGCAACTGACTTCCAGATGCTTCGTGTTTGGATCATTCACCACGGGTAGTGAACCCAATTCATCAACTTTACCGAGCGCTATCAAGTTGCTTTGAAAGATGTAGCCAACCGTGCTGCAACGCTCCGCCTCGTCCATATAATGGGTGGTGACGAAAAAGGTAATTCCCATAGTCGCTAAAGTAAATAGAAGATCCCAGAGGGCTCGGCGTGCCACCGGATCAATTCCTGCCGTCGGTTCGTCCAGAAAAACAATGGGAGGCTCGTGCACTATCGCACAGGCGAGGGCAAGGCGTTGCTTCCAGCCGCCAGATAGACTGGAAGCTTTTTTCGTCTCTTGTCCAAGAAGTCCGGTAATTTGAAGCACGTCTGCTTTTCTGCGGCGAGACTTTTCGCTACCCAATCCGTATAGCTCCGCATAGAAATCAATGTTTTGCTCGACTGTTAGATTCTTGTACAAACTAAATTGTTGCGACATATAGCCAATGCTTCGCCGCACTTGTTCTGCTTCTTTGATTATGTCGAAACCGTTAACAGCAGCCGTTCCCGATGAGGGCTCGAGCAGCCCGCAGAGCATCTTTATTGTCGTCGTTTTGCCCGAGCCGTTCGGTCCCAGAAATCCGAAAATTTCTCCGCGCTCGACCGTGAAAGAAAGATGATTAACTACTGTCTGCTGCCCATACTGTTTGGTCAGACCGTTAAGGACGATCGCTGCGGACATTTTCTTTTCTCGCTACTCGTTCGAACGGTTGCTCAACCGGAGGAATACTGATTTCAGCATTCATACCACCACGCAGAAGATGCTCTTTATTGTCAATTGTGATTTTCAAGCCGAAAACTTGCGCAGATCTCTCCTCGGCTGTTTGTACATTGCGTGGCGTAAATTCTGCGACGCTGGGAATCTGAACGATTTTGCCTTGAAAAACTCTATTTGGAAAAGCGTCTGCTTTTAAATCCACTTCTTGCCCGACGTGAACCCGTCCTAATTCCCGCTCGGGAATATAGACGCGCGTCCAGATCTCATCCAGTTTTGTGAGCGTTGCCACTGACTGCTGCGGGTTGAATACCGCACCCGGGTGCAAGTCCATCACAGAAACTTCGGCGTCGACTGGTGCCACCACTTGTCTTTCTCTCAGTTGTGCTTCCAGTTCGGCTAGCATGCCTTCGCTCTGTTTAAGCTGTGCTCGTGCTTGTGCAATTTCTTCTGTTCTGGTGCCTTGTTCCAACAAACTTAGAGATTCTTTGGCTGAGAGATATTGCTGGCGCGCAGCCTCGATCTCTTCTGGGCGGGGACCTCGGCGCATCATCTCCTCATTTGCTTTAGCTGTCTCCAGGTGCTGGTGGGCACTTCGGATCTCCTCCTCTCGCGGTCCTGCGAGCATTTTCGTATACGCTTGTTTGGCGGCGTTATATGCTTCCAGCGCTGCATCTTCCTTGCTCTTCAGTTCGATGGCATCTCTTGTCGATACCGCACCCTGCTTTGATAGCGCTAAATATCGCTCAGCATCTTGCTTCTGGAAATCTAATTGCACTTTCGCCTGGTCCATTACTGCTTTTGCCTGGCTGATTTCTTCGCTTCTATATCCGCGTTTGAGTAAGTCGAAATTAGCCTGTGCTTCGCCGCGCAAGGCAGCCGCTTTGGAAATGTCTTCGGTTCTATATCCCCTTTTCAGCATCTGCCAGTTTGCAAAGGCTTGACCTGCTATTGCCCTGGCTTTTTCAATCTCGGATTGCCGAGGTCCATTCGTGAGTTCTTGCAGCTGCGCCTGACTTCGTTCGATTGACGCTTGCAACTGCAGACGTTTGGCTTCCAGCTCGGGCGCTTCAAACTCCACCAGCACCTCGCCTTTTTTGACGTCCTGCCCTTCGCTGGCAAGTACTTTAGCAATGCGTCCGCCGATCTTTGAGGAGACAGGAATCTCCTTGGCCTGGATTGTTCCGGTTACTACAATTGGTCTGTGCGATATGTCAAAAAATATGCTGTGAATGAACCAAGCCAGCACGGGCAATGTCACAACGCTAACAACTAGAAGCGGTCGGTTCGATGCCAGTGATTTTGTGATTCCCACGATTTTGATCTCAAGATTGTGCCCGATTATTCTTTCACTGGAATCTGTCCGCTCGGTGAACAAGAACTATGAATCGCAATTATCATGACTATATTGTGCACCTTAATCTGCCAAATTATTAGTGACGTTGAGTTTTGAGCCTTGTTTGTTACCTCAGAACGCTAAATGATTGAACTTTTGGCGTCTTTGGGCATTTGAACTTTTTGGGGCGCTTTGACGTATTACTTGTTGGATGACCGATTTGCTGGTCAGCTTTTCTGGGGAGTCAGTTGATCAGCAACAAATTTGCGTACGTCTCAGCAAGTCGATAGCTACCATTCGCCTGGTCTATTCGCTCTCGCTTTGCTGAGAACCTGTTGAGGCATGAGCCTCAGCAGGGTACGCATTTATGATTCAGGATGTAAATAAAGTGTATTGGCATCGAACAAACCGAAATTTCCGCTCGTCTGTTATATGCAGTGGAGGAGTCAGAAGTTACTATGTCCAGTCAAGTCAGCGGGACGGATAATTCCGTCAGTCCATTCAGCGATGCCGGTCATGATTCGTCTAACCCGTTTCGCGTGTTTAGAAGTCGAGACTACTCGTTGTATTTCGGCGGACAGCTTCTATCTCAAGTTGGAACTTGGATGCAACAAATTGCGCTGAGTTGGCTTACATATAAGTTGACGAATTCTGCTCTCATGCTTGCGACAGTGACTGTTGCCGGGCAACTGCCGTCATTGCTGGTAATGCCATTCGCTGGTGTCTTTTCGGACCGGTTTAATCGCCATCGAATCATCATTTTTACTCAGCTGTCAGCGATGTTGCAGGCGGGAACCCTTGCCTACCTGACCCTTTCGCATCAATTGCAAATCTGGCATCTCATTGCGCTCAGCGTTTTGATGGGGGTCATCAACGCTTTTGATATGCCGGTCCGCTCGGCATTTGTCATGGATATGGTGCAGCGCAAAGAGGATAGACCGGCAGCCATTGCTATGAACTCCAGTTTGATGAATGTGTCGCGTTTGCTCGGTCCAGCTATTGCTGGTTTCGTAGTGGCAGCTCTTGGCGAAGGGATGTGTTTTGCAATCAATGCCGCAAGTTATGTCGCAGTAATCTCGGCACTTCTTTTCATTCATGGGAATTTCGAACCAAAACAGCGAAGCGGGCTTGGAGTCGTTGCCGAGTTAAAAGATGGATTCATTTATGCAGCCCGCACGGCACCGATTCGGGCACCTATACTTCTTCTTGCTTTATTCGGCTTTGGTGGCATGGCTTACTCGACTTTGCTTCCTGTTTTCGTCAAAAATATAGGAGGCGATGCCAACACGCTCGGATATTTAAGCTCGGCATCCGCGATTGGTTCGATTGTTGGAACAGCCATTCTCGCCACCAGAAAGAATGTTGTTGGGCTGGGTAAGCTGGCTCTGATAAGTTCATACATTTATGGCGCCGCGCTTTTCGCATTCGCTTTTGCAAATAGTCTGCTACTCGCCTTGCCGGTGTTGGCAGTGCTCGGTGCCACCATGATGCTCCAGATGGGATGCTGCAATACAATACTTCAATCAATCGTAGACGACGACAGGCGCGGACGAGTCATGAGTTTGTTCACGATGGCCTATATGGGCACTATTCCTCTTGGAAGTTTGGCAGCGGGAGTAATCGCTACTCACTTTGGATTCCATTCAATGTTGTTCGCTTGTTCTGCATATTGCTTGCTTGTGGCAATCGTTTTTACTAAACAGATGCCGCGTTTGAGGCGGGAATCTCGACCGATTTATGTGGCGCGAGGTCTGCTGAAAGAGGAAGAACAGAAGCTAGGTCAGGGCATTCTGCAAACCGAAGAAGACATCGAACTGGCCACGAAACCGGCGGCTTAAGCGGTGAAAACAGAATCATTTGGTCAGGAAAGGCGACTCGTTATAGGCTTCTTGCTCAATTTTTCGGATCTCACTTCTGTCTTGTTTCGCAAGTTTAGCTTCTTTCAGTGCGTCAAAGCAATTTGCTCGTTCTGTTAAAGCCTGCATCAGTCTTTTCAATGCAGGAAAAATTGCCCGACTTTCCTTATCGATGCTGTCAATGTACTTCTTCTGTTCGGCAATCAACGAATTTAGATCACTCAGAGCCTCTCTCGGTTTGTTCCAGGCGATAAGAGTCTGAGCACGGCGAAGCCTGCCAGCAAAATTCTCTCCTGAGTTGATGATATCGTTTGATATCTTCAGCGCGGTTTCATAGTCGCCGCTCAGTCTTGCGCAGTCACACATTTCCGTGAGCTGTGTTCTAGAACCAAGGCTGCGAGCCAGTTTGAACGCCTTGATAGCCTCTGAGTACTGATGTTGTTTTTGGTAGAATTTGCCTAACTGGGAGGCTGCCTCACAGGCAATACTTCGTTGTTTTGATTTGATCAAAATTTGCAAATCTGAGATGTATTCTTCAAATCGATGTTCGTTTCTTAATTCGTCAGCGCGTTCAGCCCGCACCGTATCGTTTTCGGGATGGGATTTCAGGTAGGCAGAATAGTCTTTGATTGCCTCCTCATCCTCGAACATTTTTCTATTCTGTCTCGCTCGAGCCAGAATCGCTTCGTCTTCTGTTTTTGAATTGCTGAATTTGCTAGTTTGGGCTGATGACGCTTGTCTATCACTTTTGCTTGCAGCTGGTACTGGAGAGGCGATTACCTGATGGATAGTTCCACAAGTCAAAGTGACCACGGCTGTCGAAAATCGGGCGCGTTGGACGGTCGAAATTTTCAAAAACCAACTAAACACGTACGAGTTTGCTCTTTCATCTGCCAGTAGATGCTTATATTCCCGTTCCCTGGAGCCAGCCGACAAATTTGTCTGACTCCTCCCGGGTCCTCATAGTTATTATCCTGCTCTGCTTTTGTTCTGGCTTGTTCTACTCTTGCTCTGCTCTTGTTCTGGTTTGTTCTGCTTTTGTCCCATTAATTTAAAGTCGGACTGCCCGATGAGACAGTCCGACCCGTTTAATATCTAACAGCACCTAGAAGGATTTGATGAAGTCATCCAGTTGCTTTTCAGCCTCTTCCTTCGAATGTCCATAGTGCGACTGAAGTTTTCCAAGTAGTTCGTCTTTTTTGCCGCCGATTTGTGTCATCTCGTCATCGGTCAGTTTGCCCCACTTAGACTTGATTTTTCCGGAGACTTGTTTCCAATCGCCTTTTACTTCGTCCCAATTCATGTATCTCTCCTTATCGGTGAAACCTGTTCAACTCTGGTTTTAAGGCAGTCAGGGACTGGCGAAAGTTCCGGAAGATTAATTCTATAGAAATCCGAAAAATGCCGCTCGCTCTCAAATAATTGACACAACTTCGTCACATCTTTTTCCTATTGTGAATGCATCGAGTCCCGCCAAACCCCTGCGGAGATGTTTACTATGTTCCTTAACCACCCCTTCACCGAATCAGATTCGGGAGCTGTGCTCGTCAGTGTTGACGATAAGCGCACTTTTGAACTGAGTTCGAGTGATACGTTCATTGGCAGGTCGAAAGAAAACGACATCTCCCTTATCGGAGATTTGAGCTTGTCTCGGCGGCATGCGGCTGTCACCTGCGTAGACGGCGTTTACTACTTGAGAGATCTACGCAGTTCCAATGGCACCTTGCTGAATGGAAAGGCTGTGGATGGAATTGTTGCCCTGAAACCCGATGACGAAATCTTTTTAGGGCGTTCAAGATTCCTTTTTTGCCCCAGCGTGCAGAGACTGGAGTCAATTCGCTCATACGTAAGCGAGGCTGAAACGACTGTTCTACGCAACACCAGCCCGGCATTCAACACCAGACTTCAGAACATGATGCTTGCTTTCAGACGCTTGCGTCCCGCTCAACCGGCGCCTGCTAATCCAGAGACGACAAAGTTGAAGCCCTCCATGCAAGCAATGAGAGCCAGCCATAATAGTGAGTTGCTCCGGGGCATTCACCAGTAGCTATTTGCTGTAGCGGAGCGGGCAGCGGATCGAAGCTTGACTCCTCGTGGTGTTTAAGTTCCACCAGGGTTGTCTGGTCACGGCGTGGAATGACTGAATTCCTGTACCATATATAGCTTTCCGCTGGGCGCTCTGACGATACCAACTCCAACACAGGCGTGGTTTGGATCCAGGATGTTGCTACGGTGATTCTGTTCATTTTTCGGTTCACTCATCATTGACGCTTCCGAGTCATGAATTTGTCTGTGGCCCGAGTCGAAACCGCTCTGGTAGGCGATGTTTTCGAACACACCACCTCTTATGCCAGCGTTGATTGCACGTCCTTGAGGGTCAATGCCGTCAGGGTTGACGTGCGCGAAGAAATTTCGCGCCGCCATGTCTTGAGCGTGAGCACGAGCCAGTGCCGTCAGCGCTGCATTCGCCGGAATAGATGGACTGCCGTTTGATGTTCGGTCATGGTTGATTAGCTCAATCATGTACGACTCGTAAGCAGGCATAGACTCGGCTTGTTTTGAAGTTCCGCCGCCCGAGCCGCCTGAGTTATTGCCGGAGCTTGAGCCAAAAGACCCCGATGAAGCAACACTTGTAGCGGAGTGGACGCCCGAAAATTTTGGCAGGTTGAACTGCGCGTTGTACAGTTGCAATCCGCTTTCTGTAGGATGCACGAATACGACTCGAGCCAGACCGCCGTCGCCGGATTCTAAAATACGATCGGCATCAGAGCCTGTTTGGACAACCCGGCTGTTGACCGACAGGAGTACATCTCCTGGTTGCATACCCATACTGGCTGCCAGACCGCTGTTTACAGATCGAAGCAGCAGTCCGCGATTCGATCCGGCAGCAGAAGCTACGTACGCTGCTACACCCGAGGCACCAAGACACGTTGAGAACTCTTCGCGTTTTGACAATTCAAAGATCTGCTTTGGAGGTCCTTGATGAACAGGCGCCGTTTTCTTGGCTGCCAGCAAAACACCGTTCACATCGATTGGGCTACGGTTCTGTGCAAAGCAGTCCGAAGAGGTGATCAGTACGGAGTCACCCACCAGCGCAACCAGTGCACCTATATATAGTATTCTCCTGCCGCAATTACTTCGCGTCATTTTCACTATCTTCTTCGATCCATGCAACATCGATGGGTTCATCAATCGGGTGCTTTCTATTTCCAATTATTCGCACCAGAATCGGCGTTATCACCGCAGCGTAAGCAACTGATGCTGCGAGTAATCCAAGACTTATCGTCAATCCTCGGATTACTCTGCGAGCTGTGTTGGGCCGACCGATGGCTTGATAGAGGATGGGCGACATGTCTAGCTCCTTGCTGTTTTGCCGAGGGCACGATTTGCTGCCAGTCGTGCCGCTGCAATTGCGCTCTCAGCGCATGGTATACCTTGAGTGCTGCTATGCGCAAGTGTGTAGCCACTGTTGGCAGTGCGATTGAATTTTGAGATGCGGGCGTAAAATCCGGGCTTTGTCACCGCCAGGGCGTGTCCCCAGCGGC is part of the Candidatus Melainabacteria bacterium genome and encodes:
- a CDS encoding CsbD family protein, which gives rise to MNWDEVKGDWKQVSGKIKSKWGKLTDDEMTQIGGKKDELLGKLQSHYGHSKEEAEKQLDDFIKSF
- a CDS encoding FHA domain-containing protein — protein: MFTMFLNHPFTESDSGAVLVSVDDKRTFELSSSDTFIGRSKENDISLIGDLSLSRRHAAVTCVDGVYYLRDLRSSNGTLLNGKAVDGIVALKPDDEIFLGRSRFLFCPSVQRLESIRSYVSEAETTVLRNTSPAFNTRLQNMMLAFRRLRPAQPAPANPETTKLKPSMQAMRASHNSELLRGIHQ